The following DNA comes from Prosthecobacter algae.
ACGCATCCATAGGTACGATCAGCCCAAGCACTGGCTTCACGTCCCAGTCCGATGTTACCAAGATACTTGGAACTCATGCCTTCAACACCATCCTCCAGAAAGCCGAGATCCTGAAGACTGATCAATGGCACTTCTAACGTCGAGGCTCTTCGGGCAAAGGAGTCAACCCAAACATCAGGCGGAAGCGATTCGCTGGATGCATCGTCTCGAGCCGTTTCCTTGATTGCGCGCGCCCGCTGTCGATTGAGTTCAGCACAAGCCTGCTGGTTTGGTCGGGAGATGACTCCAGCATGAACGAAAGTTGTTCCGCCCGTTCTGAAATCAAATTGAGGTTGTCCTGTTGAGTATTCATTCACGATGTCGTTGTCGGTTTATGCCCCCCTCAATCTCAAGGTTATCCTACTGATTCACCTTTCTGTGATGCAAGCATAAAACAAGCCCGAAAAGTTTCATATTTGCTTTGGTTACGCACCAGAAACGGTGAAGGCCGTGCATTGCTGCACGGCCTTCCTTTGGTAGCGGGGACAGGATTTGAACCTGTGACCTTCAGGTTATGAGCCTGACGAGCTACCGGGCTGCTCCACCCCGCGATCTTTTGGGATGTGAAGATGCCACAGGTCCCCAGGCATGCAACACCTTTTTGCTTCTTTCTCACACGGCTCTTGCAACATGCTCCGCGCGTGCTCGTTTCGTTCCCTCCTCATCACCATGAAGTCCTACCTTACCCCTGCCCTGTTGCTGGCCCTGGCCACCACTCTCAGCGCGGCTGACAAGCCCGCTGCTGCTGCCCCTGAGAAACCGTCTCCCATTGGCTATTCCGATACTCCCGTGATCCCAGGTACCCAGTGGAAGGTGCATGACATCGACCGCCCACGGCCTGAATACGTGGCCCCAGGTGCCAAGCTGGGAGATGCCCCAGCAGATGCCATTGTGCTTTTCGATGGTAAAAATGCGGACGCTTTTGTCTCCTATAAAAAGGACGACAAGGGCAAGCCCACCAAGGAACTGGGACCTTGCGCCTGGAAAGTGGAAAATGGTGAACTCATCGTGGACGGTGGTGACTCCTGGACCAAGGAACAGTTCGCGAGCTGCCAGTTCCACATCGAGTGGAAAAGCGAGCCCCACACCGAAGGCAACTCCCAGAAAAAGGGCAATGGCGGTGTCTTCTTCATGGACCGTTATGAGTGCCAGATGCTGGACACCTATAACAACCCCACCTATGCCGATGGCATGACGGGCTGTATCTATGGCCAGACCCCTCCGCTGGTGAATGCCGTGAAAAAGCCAGGCGAATGGCAGAGCTACGACATCATCTTCACCGCGCCAAAACTGGAAGGCGATAAAGTGGTGGAGCCCGCCTACGTCACCACTTTTGTGAACGGCGTCTGCGTGCAGGTGCATACTAAAATCATGGGCCCCACCAAGCACAAGAACATCACCGACTACAGCGGCAGCTTCCCCGCCACTGCGCCACTGCGTCTTCAGGATCACAAAAATAACCCACCTGTGCGCCTACGTAACATCTGGGTGCGCAAGCTGTAAGCATCTCGCCACCCAGGCAGCATAGCCTTCGGTTTACTTCACACGCCCTGACCTTCACCGGTCAGGGCGTTTTTCTTCCCCTGTTGCATCCTGGCGCACATTCGCCACACTGGCGGCCCATTTTTCTCTGCCATGGCCTACCTCAACGAAAACTACCTCAAGCTCAAAGCTGGATACCTCTTCCCCGAAATCGCCCGCCGCGTGAAGGCCTTCACCGAAGGCAATCCGGAAGCCGCAAAGCGCCTCATCCGCTGCGGCATCGGTGACGTCACCGAGTCACTGCCTGAGGCCGTTCGCGCCGCCATGCACAAGGCTGTGGATGAAATGGGCGACCGCTCCAGCTTCCGTGGCTACGGCCCAGAACAGGGTTACGATTTCCTGCGCAACGCCATCGCCGACAACGACTACAAAGCCCGTGGCATCAACGTGGATGCCGATGAAATCTTCATCTCCGACGGCAGCAAGTGCGATACCGGCAACATCCTGGACATCTTCGGCAGCGGCAACAAAACCGCCATCACAGACCCGGTTTACCCCGTCTATGTGGACACCAACGTCATGGCTGGTAACACGGGCGACGCCGATGAATCCGGTGCCTACGAAGGCCTGCATTATCTCAAATGCACCCCAGAAAACGGCTTCGTTCCTGAGATTCCCAGTGAGCCTGTGGACCTCGTCTATCTCTGCTACCCGAACAACCCCACGGGTGCCACCGCCACCCGTGCGCAGCTTGAGGCCTGGGTCGCCTATGCCAAGGCCAATGGTACCATCATTCTCTACGATGCCGCCTACGAGGCCTTCATCCAGGATCCCGCCATCCCCCGTAGCATCTACGAGATCGAAGGTGCCCGCGATGTCGCCATCGAGTTCCGCAGCTTTTCCAAAAACGGCGGCTTCACCGGTGTCCGCTGCGCCATCGTCGTGATCCCGAAAGGTCTCATGGGCAAAAAGAAAGACGGCAGCCC
Coding sequences within:
- a CDS encoding DUF1080 domain-containing protein; translation: MKSYLTPALLLALATTLSAADKPAAAAPEKPSPIGYSDTPVIPGTQWKVHDIDRPRPEYVAPGAKLGDAPADAIVLFDGKNADAFVSYKKDDKGKPTKELGPCAWKVENGELIVDGGDSWTKEQFASCQFHIEWKSEPHTEGNSQKKGNGGVFFMDRYECQMLDTYNNPTYADGMTGCIYGQTPPLVNAVKKPGEWQSYDIIFTAPKLEGDKVVEPAYVTTFVNGVCVQVHTKIMGPTKHKNITDYSGSFPATAPLRLQDHKNNPPVRLRNIWVRKL
- a CDS encoding LL-diaminopimelate aminotransferase: MAYLNENYLKLKAGYLFPEIARRVKAFTEGNPEAAKRLIRCGIGDVTESLPEAVRAAMHKAVDEMGDRSSFRGYGPEQGYDFLRNAIADNDYKARGINVDADEIFISDGSKCDTGNILDIFGSGNKTAITDPVYPVYVDTNVMAGNTGDADESGAYEGLHYLKCTPENGFVPEIPSEPVDLVYLCYPNNPTGATATRAQLEAWVAYAKANGTIILYDAAYEAFIQDPAIPRSIYEIEGARDVAIEFRSFSKNGGFTGVRCAIVVIPKGLMGKKKDGSPLAIHPLWSRRHSTKFNGVSYIVQRGAEAIYSPEGKAQVAALIEHYMGNAKLLVEACKNAGLQVFGGVNAPYVWVGCPAGVTSWQMFDKMLNEANVVITPGSGFGSAGEGFFRISAFNSRANVEEVCKRIAALQK